The following coding sequences are from one Capsicum annuum cultivar UCD-10X-F1 chromosome 3, UCD10Xv1.1, whole genome shotgun sequence window:
- the LOC107863527 gene encoding uncharacterized Rho GTPase-activating protein At5g61530 isoform X1, which translates to MPSVISPQWQEKASGFFQSSGVKLKEAGQSAGSFVGEVAKDAKGNVGEVAEKVGSVVKSRWSLLQQPSTRHAMQERFISAAATTSFFLRKGFLETKDKVTVGKTKVEEVAKKTAQKSKTLLTDIERWQKGVASTDVFGVPIDILVQRQQSTRSVPYIMVRCADYLVLSGLNSPELFKAEGEKKVIHQLVSFYNQDQNAPIPEGVNPVDIAALMKCYLASLPEPLTTFELYNEIRGARSSIHAMKNTLKKIPTVNYMTLELITALLLRISQKSLVNKMDARTLATEMAPILIWQRGQSPHLYDQFWNHSAKTSSKKYMDSNSNSSAWEMLEDEGENVDASSPIPLDDGLPIDLGAIDAIQCLIEHHNAIFTDANETVWR; encoded by the exons ATGCCTTCAGTAATTTCGCCTCAGTGGCAAGAGAAAGCTAGTGGATTCTTCCAATCTTCCG GGGTGAAGTTGAAAGAAGCCGGGCAGTCTGCTGGATCATTTGTTGGGGAGGTTGCCAAAGATGCTAAGGGAAACGTTGGCGAGGTCGCTGAGAAAGTTGGATCAGTAGTCAAAAGTCGATGGTCGCTCCTACAACAGCCATCAACAAGACATGCCATGCAGGAGCGCTTTATTTCTGCGGCTGCTACAACCAGCTTCTTCTTGAGGAAGGGGTTTTTGGAGACAAAAGATAAGGTTACTGTTGGAAAGACCAAGGTCGAGGAG GTGGCAAAGAAAACTGCACAGAAAAGCAAGACTTTGCTGACTGATATTGAGCGGTGGCAGAAG GGAGTTGCCAGCACAGATG TGTTTGGAGTCCCCATTGATATCCTTGTGCAGAGGCAACAATCAACTAGATCCGTTCCTTATATCATGGTGAGATGTGCAGATTATCTTGTCTTATCAG GGCTGAATTCACCTGAGCTGTTCAAGGCTGAAGGAGAAAAAAAGGTCATACATCAATTGGTTTCTTTCTACAATCAAG ATCAAAATGCACCAATACCTGAGGGGGTAAATCCAGTAGATATTGCAGCTCTGATGAAGTGCTACCTTGCAAGTCTACCTGAGCCATTGACAACCTTTGAGCTTTATAATGAAATAAGAGGTGCTCGCTCAAGCATACACGCGATGAAGAATACCTTAAAGAAGATTCCAACCGTCAACTACATGACACTGGAATTGATCACTGCGCTGCTGCTCCGCATAAGCCAGAAATCTCTGGTTAACAAG ATGGATGCTAGAACTCTTGCAACTGAAATGGCTCCAATCCTTATTTGGCAAAGAGGACAGAGTCCACACCTGTATGACCAGTTCTGGAATCATTCAGCAAAAACTTCTTCAAAGAAATATATGGACTCCAACTCTAACTCTAGTGCATGGGAGATGCTTGAAG ATGAAGGTGAAAATGTTGATGCATCTTCTCCCATCCCGTTGGATGATGGGCTGCCAATCGACTTGGGTGCTATTGATGCCATTCAATGTTTAATCGAACATCATAATGCCATATTTACCGATGCAAATGAAACTGTTTGGCGATAG
- the LOC107863527 gene encoding uncharacterized Rho GTPase-activating protein At5g61530 isoform X2, translating to MPSVISPQWQEKASGFFQSSGVKLKEAGQSAGSFVGEVAKDAKGNVGEVAEKVGSVVKSRWSLLQQPSTRHAMQERFISAAATTSFFLRKGFLETKDKVTVGKTKVEEVAKKTAQKSKTLLTDIERWQKGVASTDVFGVPIDILVQRQQSTRSVPYIMVRCADYLVLSGLNSPELFKAEGEKKVIHQLVSFYNQDQNAPIPEGVNPVDIAALMKCYLASLPEPLTTFELYNEIRGARSSIHAMKNTLKKIPTVNYMTLELITALLLRISQKSLVNKMDARTLATEMAPILIWQRGQSPHLYDQFWNHSAKTSSKKYMDSNSNSSAWEMLEDIESLKRCIVTSDSVFFGKKPVDILKYYVRSSKVELQASTSTLGDC from the exons ATGCCTTCAGTAATTTCGCCTCAGTGGCAAGAGAAAGCTAGTGGATTCTTCCAATCTTCCG GGGTGAAGTTGAAAGAAGCCGGGCAGTCTGCTGGATCATTTGTTGGGGAGGTTGCCAAAGATGCTAAGGGAAACGTTGGCGAGGTCGCTGAGAAAGTTGGATCAGTAGTCAAAAGTCGATGGTCGCTCCTACAACAGCCATCAACAAGACATGCCATGCAGGAGCGCTTTATTTCTGCGGCTGCTACAACCAGCTTCTTCTTGAGGAAGGGGTTTTTGGAGACAAAAGATAAGGTTACTGTTGGAAAGACCAAGGTCGAGGAG GTGGCAAAGAAAACTGCACAGAAAAGCAAGACTTTGCTGACTGATATTGAGCGGTGGCAGAAG GGAGTTGCCAGCACAGATG TGTTTGGAGTCCCCATTGATATCCTTGTGCAGAGGCAACAATCAACTAGATCCGTTCCTTATATCATGGTGAGATGTGCAGATTATCTTGTCTTATCAG GGCTGAATTCACCTGAGCTGTTCAAGGCTGAAGGAGAAAAAAAGGTCATACATCAATTGGTTTCTTTCTACAATCAAG ATCAAAATGCACCAATACCTGAGGGGGTAAATCCAGTAGATATTGCAGCTCTGATGAAGTGCTACCTTGCAAGTCTACCTGAGCCATTGACAACCTTTGAGCTTTATAATGAAATAAGAGGTGCTCGCTCAAGCATACACGCGATGAAGAATACCTTAAAGAAGATTCCAACCGTCAACTACATGACACTGGAATTGATCACTGCGCTGCTGCTCCGCATAAGCCAGAAATCTCTGGTTAACAAG ATGGATGCTAGAACTCTTGCAACTGAAATGGCTCCAATCCTTATTTGGCAAAGAGGACAGAGTCCACACCTGTATGACCAGTTCTGGAATCATTCAGCAAAAACTTCTTCAAAGAAATATATGGACTCCAACTCTAACTCTAGTGCATGGGAGATGCTTGAAG ACATAGAAAGTTTAAAACGATGTATTGTGACTAGTGACTCAGTTTTCTTTGGTAAGAAACCAGTCGACATATTAAAGTACTATGTGCGAAGTTCAAAAGTGGAACTGCAGGCATCTACTTCCACACTTGGAGATTGCTAG